From the genome of Cydia pomonella isolate Wapato2018A chromosome 1, ilCydPomo1, whole genome shotgun sequence:
ATGTTGACGCCGGCATGTCCCggaataataatataagagCATACATCGTAGATTTGAagaagtctatattgtctattcctcataacagcacttgtgctttaaaatcgctaaaacGTTACTgtgattaatggctaccaacctaacaaaatctaAATGAATACAGGTGTATGCTGCCaagttacaaaatattcattaggttaaacaattgcttcataagtcagaaacgcgcatgtgacacccttaatatagccaCATTtttagactacgaagaccgcttagagTTGCTTGTTTATCTCCATAGGCTACCGTagcaaaatcgagaaaaaactgtccaaaagtTGAATTTAGCCAGGAGCAAATACTAGGACCTCAtgtaggcatcggagtttttatcgcatggtaagactatagcgagctatggagtcgagattagcaataaaatttaactcatattcatactcattcatgtatttaatataaatgacacaaatataacaaataagaataatggcCATTCTTTTGTATTGAtcaatttatattcatattatttttacctcttgtaatatacaaattagttattttatgacattttttaaatataattaatacaaaaattatcattattcttatttgtcatatttatattttcaaatataaaattaaaggatcgtttacaaacTCGTCAAGGTTCTTgtccttgattataaaattaaaatcaataattaaatagatgaatgagaATGAgtatgaattttattgctaatgtcgattccatagctcgctattagtcttaccatacgataaaaactccgatgcctactcatcatgagttacgaggaggtatCTCTGACCAGGCGGCCAGCCGGGGCAGGCTGGGCGCAAAAGCATAAGCATAATGTATGCTCTCGTatcttagctgtatacttttaGTTTGTTTAAAGAATGattactcgtagaaaaagtattgtatgtaaTGTTGTACAAGTAGGTAAACAAATAGGTAACTTTTCAAATGTAGTAGATAAATGAGAGCTGTATCTAAACTAAGAGTAAGGGAAATATAACACGTATATTTCACTCCACctgatattatttacaatcaattCCGGTGGTTAAAtgttggaatctttcgcttgctcggatataAGTAACGACGAAACGGGGattctttaaaaatgttattcATTTTACAGGTGGCAGAAGCGGTATGGGACAAGCTCAAAGCCAGTCAATGTATGATCCTAGTTGCGATGAATGTGTTGACCGTTACGTACCTGGCGCAGAAACTTTACGACGTCCAACAGGGGGAAACGAAAGAATCCCTGGTGGTTATGGAGGTGAACCCAGTAGCCATGGAGGGGGATCAGGTAGTTTTGGAGGTGGTCCGGGTATCCAAGGAGGGGGAGGGGGTAGTTATGAGGGTGGTCCGGGTAGTTATGAAGGTGGGCCAGGTAGCCGAGGAGGACCAAGTAGTGTAGATGGACCGGGTATCCATGGAGGCGGCCCCAGGGGACCAGGTAGTTATGAAGGAGGCCCGGGTGTCCAAGGAGGGGGACCAGTTACTTATGGTGGTGGTCCCGGTAGCCATGAAGGGGGACCTGGAAATTATGGTGGAGGACCAGGTAGTGTAGGAGGTGGTCCAGGTAGTTACGAAGAGGGGCCAGGTATCCAAGGAGGGGGACCGGGTACTTATGGTGGTGGTCCCGGTAACTATGGAGGGGGACCAGGAAGTTATGGTGGAGGTCCAAGTGGTGTAGCAGGTGGGCCGGGTATCCAAGGAGGGGGACCGGGTATCCATGGAGGGGGACTGGGTATCCAAGGAGGGGGACCGAGTATTTATGGTGGTGGTCCCGGTAGCCATGGAGGGGGGGCAGAAAGTTATGGCGGAGGACCGGGGAGTGTAGGAGGTCCAGGTAGTTATGTAGGTGCACCGGGTATTGTAGGAGGAGGACCGGGTAGTTATGGAGGTGGTCCGGGTATACAAGGAGGGGGACCAGGTAGTTATGCAGGTGGGTCGGGTAGTGTAGGTGGGCCAGGTAGTATTGGAGGTGGTCCGGGTATACAAGGATGGGGACCGGGTAGTTATGGAGGTGGACCGGGTATCCAAGGAGGGGGACCGGGTATCCACAGAGGGGGACCGGGTTTCCAAGGAGGGGGACCGGGTAGTTATGGAGGTGGGCCGGGCAGTGTAGGAGTTGGTCCAAGTAGTGTAGGAGGAGGTCCGGGTATCCAAGGAGGGGGATCGGGTAGTTATGGAGGTGGTCCAGGCAGTGTAGGAGGTGGTCCGGGTACTGTAGGAGGTGTACCGGGTATTCAAGGGGGGCAACCGGGTATCCAAGGAGGGGGACCGGGTATCCAAGGAGGGGGACCGGGTATCCAAGGAGGGGGGCCGGGTATCCAAGGAGGAGGACCAGGTAGTTATGGAGGTGATCCGGGAAGTTATGGAGGGGGCCCGGCTAGTGTAGGAGTTGGAACGGGTACCCGAGGGGGACCGGGTAGTTATGGAGGTGGTCCTGGTAATTATGGAGGTAGTCCGGGTGATGTAGGAGTTAGACCGGGTATCCAAGGAGGGAGACCGGGTAATTATGGAGGTGGTCCGGGTATAGGAGGGGGAAGTGGACCACTTTCACCCTATTTTACACCGTTCTTTGGTAAAGATCTGTCCCTTATGACAGGACTCGCACCGGGCGTTCGACAAGGTTCGACCATTTTTTGCTGTGTCGTTGGTTCGAATCCTCCCCAATACATAGGGACAGGTGGAGACGGATCCGGCATTAACAGCAACACAAGCCCGACTATATTTAACATGGGAGTTCCCAACCAACCAAGCGCACCAGGTAGTCCAGAATGGAACAATCAGCCTGGCAGACAGGGTAGTAATCAACCTATGGGACAGGGTACTTATCAACCTGGTGGGCAGGGTACTTATCAACCTGGTGGGCAGGGTACTTATCAACCTGGGGGACAAGGTAGTAATCAACCTGGAGGACAGGGTGCTTATCAACCTGGGGGAACGGGGACTTATCAACCAGGCGGACGGGGTAGTAATCAACCAGGCGGATCAGGTATTTATCAACCTGGTGGTCAGGGTAGTAATCAACCTGGAGGTCAGGGTACTTATCAAGGAAGTATTCAACCTGGGGGACTGGGTACTTATCAACCAGGCGGACAAGGAAGTAATCAACCTGGGGGACAGGGTACTTATCAACCTGGTGAACAGGGTATTAATCGACCTGGTGGAAAGGGTACTTATCAACCTGGTGGACAGGGTAGTAATCAACCTGAAGGACAAGGTACTTATCAACCTATGGGACAGGGTACTTATGAGCCTGAGAGACAGGGTACTTATCAACCTGGGGGACAAACCAGTATACAACCTGGAGGACAGGGTAGTAATCAACCTGGGGGACAGGGTACTTATCAGCCTGGGGGACAGGGTAGTTATCAACCTGGAGGGCAGGGTATTTATCAACCTGGTGGACAGGGTACTTATCAACCTGGTGGACAGATTACTTATCAACCTGGGGGACAGAGCATTTATCAACATGGGGGGCAGGGTACTTATCAACCTGGGGGACAGGGTCCTTTTCAACCTGGCGGACAGGGTACTTACCTGCCTGGGGGACAAGGTACTGATCTACCTGGCGGACAGGGTACTTATCAACATGGGGTGCAGGGTACTTATCAACCTGGGGGACAGGGTGCTTATCAACCAAATGGATCGGGTACTCCAGGGTGGAACAATCAACCAGGCGGACAGGGTAGTCATCAACCAGGCGGACAGAGTAGTTATCAACCAAGCGGACCGGGTATCCCAGGATGGAACCAACCAGACGGACAGGGTAGTTATCAACCGGGTGGATCGGGCACTTCAGGGTGGAATAATCAATCTGGCGCACCTGGTAGTTCAGCCTGGAACAAACAACCTGGCGGACAGGGCAGTGATCAACCCGGGGGACAGGGTAGTTATCAACCAAGCGGACCGAGTACTCCAGGGTGGAACAATCAAGCAGGCGGACAGGGTAGTTATCAACCGAGTGGACCGGGTACTTCAGGGTGGAACAATCAACCTGGCGGACAGGGAAATGAATTGACAGTGAGTATAGCATACCatatagtataccatattttttCATAGCCTGTAATTTAGTAACAGATCCGAATATTGTTAATTACAGCAATTTTGTTACCTGTTTTAAAGTTAGCAACTCTAAAAATTTTGTTTGTGacaacatacatattatttaacGCAATAGGTAGTTCTTGCACAAGacttatgtaaattggatgTAGAAAATTAACAAGGGCTGGTAACACCATGGCATGACAtcgataaatattatttacctgtggtaagaaaagtagtCAGCGACAAAATCTTGtacctaaaattaaatttttgacaaaatctTATTTGTTTTACTATATGTAGCTCTCCTGTAACAGTTACATACAGCACTAAACAatactgttgtttttttttttcagattccTGATTCTAGTGCAACCCAAAGTAAGCCCACTACACCCTATTTTCCGtcacctaacctaacctaacacatAGGTATTTCATAAGAAAGGTTTGATGCTCTGAACAAGTTTGATTTCGGCTTTAATTGGTCGGCACCTCGGCCCCGATCTACAATGATTAATTTGggaaaaaatagtatttaattgATTGACTACTTTTGATTTCCGAGTAAATAGATGAAAACAGTAGGGGTACGAAAATGCTACGTTAATAACTATCATAAAAAATCTAACTttctcaatataatttaacataatatttatttcgggTTAGACTCAAATAAcgagaaattaaatatttgaacacTTATTACTTTGTTTTAGGCCCACCACAAAACGTGATTGATCCAAATTCTGTAGCAGCTGACGGAGATGATTCTCAAGCAGAATCGAGTATTACCCAAAATGCAAACGGAACCATGGCAATGGCTTCTTCCAATGGAGGAAATAATAAAGGTCGAGCTAAAACACAAGTTAGCGGGAAATATGCAGGAAGTGGCACATTTCAAGCTCAAGCTGAAATAAGTGACGAAAGTAAAGGAGCACAAAGTGAAGTATCAGGGGGAAAACACGGCGCAATCAGTATTGCTCAAGGACATAGCAGGAATAGTAAATCACAAGCAAATGTTAATCTTGGCTCTGAAACTGGATCTTTGACCTCCGACGCTCAAAGCGATGGAGTAATGCATTCATCAAATACCCAAGTTCAAGGTGGAGTTAAAGGAGGATCAGCGGAGGCCCAAGCTCGTGGTCCAGGAAGTACTTCTTCCCAGGCTCAGATCGGTTTTACTCCATTCAAAGATAGCGATAAAGCAAACCATGACCTATTTAAAACCCCTTTTGTAGGTTCAGGTAAAGCATCTTCTCATTCTAACGGGCGTATTGGAGAGTCACAATCACAGCTGGAAGGCAcattcaaatatggaatcaaatATACTGGAGCAGCTCAATCTGGAGCTAGTTTAGATAAAGATGCAGTATTCGCTAGTCGACTACCTTTCAACAAAATCGACGTCTTTGATAAAAGCGATGTAAATATAAACGTTGATGACACAGAGATACCACCAGATGTAACACCTTTGCCTTTGCCCGATATAAATGACGTACAAAACAATATTGTCAATATAACCGAAAAACCACAGGACCAGTCTAGAAGCAGACTAGCCAGTCATAGCCACATGGATCACCATATGTCTGGCAATGAGAATAAAGCAGCTCCCACAAGCCCACCTCCCGCAGGAAACACACGATCGTTCCAAACGCCATATGCAAATAATAACGATTTCGATTATACGAGCGATAAAGAAGACAATCCTACAGAAGACTACGATGCAGACGCAGGGTTTGGCCCTGAAAATAGTGACCCCGTGGATGGAGAGTACAACTATGATGACTTTGGAAAAGACACTGAGACACATCAATCTCTGCATAGTCCGAGCAGAAAAAGTTTTGAAATCAAACAAAGTACCGGCGGAAACACACAACACATTGTATTAGGGGCCTTGCAAGGTCAAGACGCTGTGATAACACAAAGAAATACTGATCTAAGACCAGACGAAAGCAGAATCTATCAGCCTGGCGAGAGTGTACCCGGGACCGGAGGTTATACCATACCCGTCGGATTTACAGGAAGCGTCAAATCAGTGGCTTCCAAGCAAAACACTTACGCCATTGGTTCGAGACGTTCTCCATCACAAGCTCAAACAGTGTCAATAACTCCTGGAAGTGGTAAAGTGAAATACGTGTATCCTAACGTGTCGCCTCACGGGAAATATGTAGCACCAAAGGACTTGAGATCTTACTCCAATAACAATAAAGACGATAACAACAGATATGTTTCGGTATCAAAGACAGTAACAGGAGATTTAGACGGCGAAAATAATATAAGAAAACAATACTCACATACATATTACACGAAGTCATCATCTTGcggttattttacttttacttgcACTATGGTCAGTGGACCCAGTGGTCGAAAAAAAGTATGCAAACCAAAAATACCCACCAACCCCGATGGGACACCCATGAGATGTTGAAAATTTCAGAAATAAATCTAGGTgaattatttatgtaagtttaaattCTGTTTAATGTAgaaaattgtaacaaaacatTAGATTGATTTTAGACATTCATTACATGGAATGGCACAATAGCGATGGCACGTGCGATTACAACAGGAATGTTACATAAAGACAATAAGTCATTATTAGTTGTTTTAATTGATGTGGAGAGTATTAGGCACgttaatatatatatctttaGAAAACATAAACCGTAACCGTTGAAATTGTAAAGTATTCTACTAAgctttttatttagttaatattgtaacattagtagcaaatgtaaCTAGTACATTACtgtagaggccgggaaacgtagggttgcaggccaagtagatataccCGGATAAGGATACGCGGCCGTCaccccgtttctcgccaagatttgtatagtgcttttctcatacttgtaatgaaaagaaaaaaaaatgttgtcaatttgttttattcctaGGTTTACACAgcgaaaaaaacaaattacgaattgACTTCTATTTCATGgctgaatgccaagacgttgtgccagtatttgacgtttaaaaacaaaagaatgttgctttacaggcctaggtgtaaGGCTGTATTAAATTCCTTTATATATCATCTTCACTTatatctgcggtggcagcatggttccatttttatcacttgtcactatgcccgtcactttcgcacttacatacttgttagaacgtgaaccatgctgccactgctggacCTAATATACCTtatcatgtcaacatttcattgcaagtttgagaaaaatatccTTCTCCGtaagtttatttaattaactttcacATAAGTATATTGTATAGTAAGATCTTGTAGGTAAGGTGTGTTCGGCTCTGAGCCGGTAGCCGTTACTGAAAATTGACAAACTCTAAACCATTGCTAACTTTTCCGACAGAAGACAAACCGTCTACTTATTATCTTAACAAGGACAGTATTGCGATGTTCTCACCAACAATCAAACGATGATTGTTGGTGGCGACGACGACAATGCGAATGTCATTATAGAAGTGGTAAGACATTGGGTCAATTTCGGTATACGTTTAGTTAAttgatttgtaataatttagGATGTCATTATTTTCTCTTATACAAATGTGCATAGGTGCCTACATTTTAAactaagtattaaaatatatatttttttaaagtacgtcttcattttaattttgattctgaccttaaataatattacttatattattttctataataaGGTAAAAACAGAAATAGGCTCTTGTTTATACCTCGACGTAGTAAACAAGCGTAATACCTACGCCTCGCATGAAATAATGAACACCATATTATGTACTAGTCTAGAATCCAAATGCGCGTTGCGTTGCGTACCTATCCTTTAGaattagaatatattattatgagaCTTTATGATGTCGATCGACAGTCTAAAGGATTCTGCCAAAACTAATATAGTTTTActacgttaaaaatatattgttttaatttaaattgatattAAAGTGATATAGTGAGTtcattgtcgatggcgctttaTTAAGTACTCTGATTTAGGTGCAGTGCGTTCAGCCAGCAGTTGTTGTAAAATCTTTTAGATCATAATAcgatactttaaaaatatatctatgtatttatctgtgtatttaagtattatatttatatattatatatatctttgtctaaataccctcaacacaagccttattgagcttactatgggacttagtcaatttgtgcaataatgtcctataatatctatttatttatttatatctaaaagcAATCTTGAGCCCTTTTTCTAATAACTTCATCGTCTCGAAACCTGATTAAACCAATTCGTTTGAcagaaaaaattacaaaatagatCTAAAACGCACCATAAAATATGTGTTTGTATTTTGGCACAACAGctattaatatgaaaattgtttCGATAGTAACATTTTTAGATCGATCGATGAGggattacttttattttttacaaactaaactaaaaaacaatttatgacAATACTGCGTTCGGAGAAAGATCAGgggacctagccaagatgccgttcgtttgcgctacgacaacaaAACGCTttctgtctctatcactcttacatattagacgtgtgcgccgcgccggcgcgccgccgtCGCCGAGATTTttgccacgccgccgccgccgataaatgatcggcgtgaaatcggcgtgaccttgaatgttgttaattagctattccATGTTGGTATTTGGATTACAAtatgggtttttttttgtaatatatatgttACAGTTGTCAAATATACATCAATTGTTAATTCAATGCAACAGAATAGCCAGTTGCACAAACGATTTGACATACCGATTAAAGTAACTGAGTAATCCTCAGTATTCACCGTTAAGAAAGATGAGAGAGCGATAAATGAAGTAGgatttttgcttgttcattgTGAATAAGACAATTAAATAAGCAATACAAACACAAGGCCTATGTACCATGGGACCTCAAGGCGGAACAGAAAAGGAAAACTAACTGCCTAATGTTCCGTCCATCATCATCACTTATTTGTCTTAAACTGTAGTGGAGTCCagcataaaaaaaagaacattgaTGTGCGAAAACTCTTGAAACCCTTAGGTTCCTAAAAAGTCGTGAGTCATAAATGTTGAGATATAGAAGAGAGAGACAGAGTTTAACTGTCAATTTAGCGAACCGCGCAAACGCTTGCCCTGCGGAAATGTGCAAGCTGTAAATGGGTGAAGTAACATTTTCTTGTCACTAGATGGTTAGCCAGGTTATAGTCACCTGGGTCACTGGGCTTTCAATAAACCAAACATTTTTGTAGGAGATAAGCCCTTTCCATAATGGGCCATCTAACAAGAATGATAATATGACTTGGTACACAAGTTCTTGTAACAAACTGTGATACTATCGTCACCTGCCTGACGGGAATACCTAACAACAAGAAATACATGAAATGGCGGCTCTTCTGAAGAAAAGTGAAGATGAAAGTTCGAGAGAGATTTTAAAATCAACCATTCCGAGACCAAAGCAAAACTAGTTACCGATGCACTCAGCATTACGAAAAAGCGGGCTAGTTTGTATATCTTGGGTTAAGAACCAGTGCCAGTGGTTGCATTGCAGAGATACGCCGCAGAGCTGGCATGGCTAAAAGTGCAATGGCTAACCTCAACAAGATCTGGAAGAACAGAGGCATTCGATGTGCAACTAAAGTGCACTTGATACAATCTCTCGTCTTTTCAATATTCCAATATGGTGTCGAAACGTGAAGTCTCAAAAAATGTGAAGTGGCAACAAAGGTTGGCACTTTTGAGATGTGGTATTAACGAAGACTGCATATACCTTAGACAGCTAGAAGAACAAACCCCTCCATTCTCAGAGAGCTCAATATCGCCACTCAGCTCTTCACAACATGCCATGGGTGAGCCATTTAGATTTTTCGGACATAGTATGCGCTCAGCAATCACAAAACGAGAAAGAACGACGTACGACAAGAAATCTATTAAAAGAAAGCAAATCCACTGTGAGTGAGGAAGCAAATCTATCAAATTTCAATGATACTTGGAGTTCTGTTTTGTTAAAGTAACATAAGCCACAAAGTACGATAAGCCATAAGAAAATACCATAATGAAATGTAGAGTTACAGATTGAATTAAAGGTCATTGGGACCAGGTAACCAGACTTGCATTAAGGCAAGTTACTAAGGAAATCAAGTCATTATATC
Proteins encoded in this window:
- the LOC133529526 gene encoding collagen alpha-1(III) chain-like, whose product is MGQTADSAVACAFRQSVVAPQHVGMRPARAPYARRPTPARPSLAARTALLIFATIGTLRAARIPPDTQQLKIVCQERVSQRCWVWQLAVGDVHLAEKKLHRVPPQYACGITNSQTSLDHKQILVYSPGNDATVTTCKRTIHLPMDSLNDWSLDYHIGLRQRRQASYRGRFRGQTQSQYLAIDQGSKDEGKAEAISAADTSKAVVSGRSGMGQAQSQSMYDPSCDECVDRYVPGAETLRRPTGGNERIPGGYGGEPSSHGGGSGSFGGGPGIQGGGGGSYEGGPGSYEGGPGSRGGPSSVDGPGIHGGGPRGPGSYEGGPGVQGGGPVTYGGGPGSHEGGPGNYGGGPGSVGGGPGSYEEGPGIQGGGPGTYGGGPGNYGGGPGSYGGGPSGVAGGPGIQGGGPGIHGGGLGIQGGGPSIYGGGPGSHGGGAESYGGGPGSVGGPGSYVGAPGIVGGGPGSYGGGPGIQGGGPGSYAGGSGSVGGPGSIGGGPGIQGWGPGSYGGGPGIQGGGPGIHRGGPGFQGGGPGSYGGGPGSVGVGPSSVGGGPGIQGGGSGSYGGGPGSVGGGPGTVGGVPGIQGGQPGIQGGGPGIQGGGPGIQGGGPGIQGGGPGSYGGDPGSYGGGPASVGVGTGTRGGPGSYGGGPGNYGGSPGDVGVRPGIQGGRPGNYGGGPGIGGGSGPLSPYFTPFFGKDLSLMTGLAPGVRQGSTIFCCVVGSNPPQYIGTGGDGSGINSNTSPTIFNMGVPNQPSAPGSPEWNNQPGRQGSNQPMGQGTYQPGGQGTYQPGGQGTYQPGGQGSNQPGGQGAYQPGGTGTYQPGGRGSNQPGGSGIYQPGGQGSNQPGGQGTYQGSIQPGGLGTYQPGGQGSNQPGGQGTYQPGEQGINRPGGKGTYQPGGQGSNQPEGQGTYQPMGQGTYEPERQGTYQPGGQTSIQPGGQGSNQPGGQGTYQPGGQGSYQPGGQGIYQPGGQGTYQPGGQITYQPGGQSIYQHGGQGTYQPGGQGPFQPGGQGTYLPGGQGTDLPGGQGTYQHGVQGTYQPGGQGAYQPNGSGTPGWNNQPGGQGSHQPGGQSSYQPSGPGIPGWNQPDGQGSYQPGGSGTSGWNNQSGAPGSSAWNKQPGGQGSDQPGGQGSYQPSGPSTPGWNNQAGGQGSYQPSGPGTSGWNNQPGGQGNELTIPDSSATQSPPQNVIDPNSVAADGDDSQAESSITQNANGTMAMASSNGGNNKGRAKTQVSGKYAGSGTFQAQAEISDESKGAQSEVSGGKHGAISIAQGHSRNSKSQANVNLGSETGSLTSDAQSDGVMHSSNTQVQGGVKGGSAEAQARGPGSTSSQAQIGFTPFKDSDKANHDLFKTPFVGSGKASSHSNGRIGESQSQLEGTFKYGIKYTGAAQSGASLDKDAVFASRLPFNKIDVFDKSDVNINVDDTEIPPDVTPLPLPDINDVQNNIVNITEKPQDQSRSRLASHSHMDHHMSGNENKAAPTSPPPAGNTRSFQTPYANNNDFDYTSDKEDNPTEDYDADAGFGPENSDPVDGEYNYDDFGKDTETHQSLHSPSRKSFEIKQSTGGNTQHIVLGALQGQDAVITQRNTDLRPDESRIYQPGESVPGTGGYTIPVGFTGSVKSVASKQNTYAIGSRRSPSQAQTVSITPGSGKVKYVYPNVSPHGKYVAPKDLRSYSNNNKDDNNRYVSVSKTVTGDLDGENNIRKQYSHTYYTKSSSCGYFTFTCTMVSGPSGRKKVCKPKIPTNPDGTPMRC